The Bacteroidota bacterium genome segment GAAGCCGGGCTTATGCTTCGGCTTCTTTCAAACTTTTACCGGACAACAGTGAAAATAATTAGCATCTATGAAAACTAAAATCATTCTCTTACTGCTAATTATTGCAACACTTATTGGGTGCAAATATGAAGACGGACCTCTGATAAGTGTGAGAACAGTGGATCGTCGTCTTCAAGGAGATTATCATGCAGAATCGTTTCAAATTGATGGGCAAAACGGAATGCAGATCTGGAACGATTCAATTTGTAATGATTATGTAAAAATACGGTTACAAGATCCGGGTGGTGCCGAATTTCATTTTTTTTCAACTATAAAAAAGAATGACCTGAGCGGCGCTTATGAGTTTTCGCAGAATAAAAAAAATCTTCAGCTACTGGTTCAATGGGTTGACAGCTGTTATACAGGATTTGGACCTTTCAAAATGGGCTGTTCATCATCATGGAAAATACACAAACTATCCAATAAAAGATTGTGGATGCAAACTACATTCAAAGGTCATGATTATTTCCTCAAATTGCTCAAGATAAAGGATTACCCCAAATATTAATTACATAGGAAATCAAATGAAAACAAAATCGATTTTACTATTAATAATCATACTGTTCTGTGAGTTAATTGCTACAGCTCAAATGCAGCAAGAGTACAATAACAATGTAAAGTACTGGTACTATAGAAACCGACTACGGTATTTTGTATTACCTGTGGCAAATGTCTATCAAAAGGGAGGTTCCATGGTGTCAGATACCAGAAATAAATATCTTTCGGATGTGATATCTTACGCAGACCAAATGATGTATTTTGGTTATTATTTGGGAGTACTCGCCACAGAATACAAGCTATTAACATCATATGGACAAGATGCTTCATTAACGCTAAATGAATTAGAAATTGCAATGGATTCCTACATCAGAGTGGATCGCTGCGAACAAGACCATCCATGGTATAATTCATCAGCTGTTTATGATGGTTTCTTCATGCGGTCGGATGTTCCGGAATCATTTATCAGGGACCATCCTGAAATAAATGATGGCCTCACTCCAACCAATAATGTCTCATCACAAAACGCCGGGGAGCCTGCTTATGTAGACAATATTTCAGCAAATGATTTAATCAATCATGATATTACTTCTATTGGTGGAAATGTATCTACTTCCCAACAGTCAATTCATGAAATGAAATTAGGAGCGATGAGCCAGGATCAAGTGATTGGGCTTTTGAGAGGATTAGCGTTGGTGTATCGTTGCGTTCCTGCCGGATATTATGCACATGATAAAGCTGCGGAAATTGCTGATAAGACAATTTCCTACATCTGGAACGCGGGTTCCTGGACAATAGTTGATCCGAACGGAGACCTTGTCCTTCGGGGAAATAATGCTACAGTATACTCAGTACCGCTAGCGTTAATAAATTCAACATTTGGGAACCCTATATATGGCTCGGTTAACTGGACGAGTTCCAATATAATATGGCAGGGATTCCAGATAGCAACAAGTAACTGCCCTGAATTGGAAATACCGCTAGCGGCAATGTGCGATTGCTGGAATGGACAAAATTCAGGCTTGCCCTTTTTGAATACTACCGAACTTGGAATAAAAAACAATGCCTCATCAAAAAACTGGGACACTTTTTATCTATTATACTGGGAATACCTGCACAATAAGCCTACAAATCTTTTAAGTCTGGGAAAAGTTTATGACCAGCTTACAACCGCCCCTTGCGAAGGTCCATATTTTTATGGCGGGAACCTGTATCCGGATAATGGCTGGGCAAGCACGTGCAAGTTTCAACGAACTTATGATGTTCAAAATACCGGCGATAATGCCAGTGTGGGCAATTTCAATGGTCTCGACTACATGCTGCTGTATAACCTTTATCATATAATAAATCTCAGAGACGGGAATGCATTACCCGGCTATATCGACCTCATACACCGCAATGTTTCAGGCGAGTATCCCAATGGTTTTGGTATCAATGCCGGTCCTCATTGCACCTATACGGGCAATAACGAAACGCCCTTATATATTGATGGATTTGAAACCATTGAATCGACTATGAAAATTGACAACCAGTGCCACCCCGCCCCGGTACTGAATTGCAGCACGTCATGCACCGGAAACGTTATATATCGTGCAGGCAAGCGCATAAGCCTGAAACCCGGGTTCACGGCCAAAGCCGGAAGTTTTTTCCATGCCTACATTGAACCCTTTGACTGTGGAAATATGAAGTCGGGAAATCTCTATGGATTCCACCGTCCGGAAGAGTTACCCGCCGGATTTATTGATAAATCAATCGTTACAGAAAACATAACTGCAGAGTCTGTCAGTAAAGACAGTTTAATCAATGATTTATCATTAGGGCAAACGATAACAGCCTATGATGAAGCTTTTTATGCCTTCCCGAATCCCTTTGATAAAACCATTGAGATACATTTTATGCTTACAGAAACAGAAAATGTACACATCGTTGTACGTGATATTTATGGCAACATCATACAAACACTGACCGACGGTAAAAGCGCAGAGGGAGCACATACTCTAAGCTTTGATGCAACACCATTTAAAGCCGGTACTTATTTCTGCAGTATAGAATCAGTATCTATTAATAAAACGATAAAGCTTGTGAAAACAGAATAGCATTCCCTTCCGCACAAAAACAAATCTCGCTTTCATCGGAGATTTTAATCCTGACCAATATCATCAGCTATTTTCCCAATATTCGGCAAACTGTCGCACCTATTATTTTGCAGTATGGTAAAAATTGTGCAACTTTGCGACAAGCAAATCGTTCTGTTGTATGACAGAAGATTGTTTTACTTTAGACAGCTTTTGTTATATTCTGTAAATCCTTCTAACAATTTAAAATTCAACATTTAGAATTTATAATCTCTCAATAATTTAACATCATCATCATGAAGAAAAAAATTACATTATTCGCAATTTTAATGGCTTTCACAGCTATTATATCATTTGCTCAAACCACACTGCCCACTTCATGGGCATGCGACCCGGCTGCACTACCCAACG includes the following:
- a CDS encoding 3-coathanger stack domain-containing protein gives rise to the protein MKTKSILLLIIILFCELIATAQMQQEYNNNVKYWYYRNRLRYFVLPVANVYQKGGSMVSDTRNKYLSDVISYADQMMYFGYYLGVLATEYKLLTSYGQDASLTLNELEIAMDSYIRVDRCEQDHPWYNSSAVYDGFFMRSDVPESFIRDHPEINDGLTPTNNVSSQNAGEPAYVDNISANDLINHDITSIGGNVSTSQQSIHEMKLGAMSQDQVIGLLRGLALVYRCVPAGYYAHDKAAEIADKTISYIWNAGSWTIVDPNGDLVLRGNNATVYSVPLALINSTFGNPIYGSVNWTSSNIIWQGFQIATSNCPELEIPLAAMCDCWNGQNSGLPFLNTTELGIKNNASSKNWDTFYLLYWEYLHNKPTNLLSLGKVYDQLTTAPCEGPYFYGGNLYPDNGWASTCKFQRTYDVQNTGDNASVGNFNGLDYMLLYNLYHIINLRDGNALPGYIDLIHRNVSGEYPNGFGINAGPHCTYTGNNETPLYIDGFETIESTMKIDNQCHPAPVLNCSTSCTGNVIYRAGKRISLKPGFTAKAGSFFHAYIEPFDCGNMKSGNLYGFHRPEELPAGFIDKSIVTENITAESVSKDSLINDLSLGQTITAYDEAFYAFPNPFDKTIEIHFMLTETENVHIVVRDIYGNIIQTLTDGKSAEGAHTLSFDATPFKAGTYFCSIESVSINKTIKLVKTE